One window of the Capsicum annuum cultivar UCD-10X-F1 unplaced genomic scaffold, UCD10Xv1.1 ctg82541, whole genome shotgun sequence genome contains the following:
- the LOC107854631 gene encoding uncharacterized protein LOC107854631, which yields MVDNEQRKHNEEKDEAMEKLMIQLELLSKHVMGAPVKVVNVVALISYKDNEEAKKLDEEIRAIIDSKVAEKKDDLGAFTILCTIGTHEFARSLCDLGVSINLMPFVIYKKLRLDAPTLISMRLLMVYRSIKIPVGILIDVLFKVVKFILLVDFMVLDCEMDQKVPVILGLPLLSTERAIVDLEMGEIKFRVQEDEVSFKIYKTKKQTMELQVVSVVDIESEKVNEEGLNDPP from the exons ATGGTtgataatgaacaaagaaagcaTAATGAAGAGAAGGATGAGGCCATGGAAAAACTAATGATCCAACTTGAACTCTTGtcaaagcatgttatgggtgcacccgTAAAAGTAGTAAATGTTGTAGCATTAATATCTTATAAAGATAATGAAGAAGCAAAGAAGTTGGATGAGGAAATTCG TGCTATCATAGATAGTAAGGTTGCAGAAAAGAAAGATGACCTcggagcattcactattctttGTACAATTGGGACACATGAGTTTGCAAGATCTCTATGTGACCTTGGTGTGAGCATCAACTTAATGCCTTTTGTCATCTACAAAAAGCTCAGATTGGATGCCCCTACATTGATCTCTATGCGACTTTTAATGGTGTACCGGTCTATCAAAATACCGGTGGGAATTTTGATTGATGTCCTTTTTAAAGTGGTCAAGTTTATACTTTTGGTGGACTTCATGGTGTTGGATTGTGAAATGGACCAAAAGGTACCTGTCATCCTTGGTCTCCCTTTATTGTCCACCGAAAGAGCTATTGTCGATTTAGAGATGGGGGAAATAAAGTTTAGGGTGCAAGAAGATGAGGtctcttttaaaatttacaagACAAAGAAGCAAACCATGGAGCTTCAAGTGGTATCCGTGGTGGATATTGAAAGTGAGAAGGTGAACGAGGAGGGACTTAATGACCCACCTTGA